From Watersipora subatra chromosome 2, tzWatSuba1.1, whole genome shotgun sequence, one genomic window encodes:
- the LOC137388494 gene encoding gastrula zinc finger protein XlCGF57.1-like produces MKTHTGEKPYACSQWDYRSADRGNLQRHMKTHTGEKPYACTQCDYKSARSGSLQTHMKSHTGEKPYTCTQCDYRSADRGLQGMVLYRDMKTHTGERPYACTQCDYKSAPMSTLQRHVKTHTRSARSGGLQTRMKSHTGEKPYACTQCDYRSADRGNLQRHIKTHTGEKPYVCSQCDSRSARNDILQTHMKTHTGEKSYACTQCDYSSAQSGNLQRHMKTHTGGKHDTLQH; encoded by the exons atgaaaactcatacaggggagaaaccctatgcatgtagTCAGTGGGACTATAGGTCTGCAGATAGGGGTAATCTACAGagacatatgaaaactcatacaggggagaaaccctatgcatgtacccAGTGTGACTATAAATCTGCACGGAGTGGTAGTCTACAGACACATATGAAATCTCATACAGGAGAGAAACCCTATacatgtactcagtgtgactataggtctGCAGATAGGG gtctGCAAGGAATGGTACTCTACAGAGacatgaaaactcatacaggggagagaccctatgcatgtactcagtgtgactataagTCTGCACCTATGAGTACTCTACAGAGACATGTGAAAACTCATACAAG GTCTGCACGGAGTGGTGGTCTGCAGACACGTATGAAATCTCATACAGGAgagaaaccctatgcatgtactcagtgtgactataggtctGCAGATAGGGGTAATCTACAGAGACATATAAAAACTCATACAGGAGAGAAACCCTACGTATGTTCTCAGTGTGACTCTAGGTCTGCACGAAATGATATTCTACAgacacatatgaaaactcatacaggggagaaatcttatgcatgtactcagtgtgatTATAGCTCGGCACAAAGTGGTAATCTACAGagacatatgaaaactcatacaggcGGGAAACATGATACACTCCAGCATTAA
- the LOC137388493 gene encoding gastrula zinc finger protein XlCGF57.1-like: MKYARDIPATLNRKEGDFTCTFIPQLNNSCKSHTSSTEKPYAFTHCEYRSARSGGLQTSMKYHTGEKPYACTQCDYRSADRGNLQRHMNTHTGEKPCACTQGDYRCVQLGSLQTHMKTHTGEKPHACTQCDYRSARSGSLQTHMKSHTGEKPCACTQGDYRCVQLGSLQTHMKTHTREKPYACTQCDYRSARNGNLRRHMKTHTGEKPYACTQCDYKSAHKSTLQKHVKTHTGEKPYACIQAEYTSARSDSLQKHMKTHTWEKP, translated from the coding sequence ATGAAGTATGCAAGAGATATACCAGCAACTCTGAATCGTAAAGAAGGTGACTTCACATGTACCTTCATTCCTCAATTGAATAATAGCTGTAAGTCTCACACATCCAGCACTGAGAAACCCTATGCATTTACTCATTGTGAATATAGGTCTGCACGGAGTGGTGGTCTACAGACAAGTATGAAATATCATACAGGAgagaaaccctatgcatgtactcagtgtgactataggtctGCAGATAGGGGTAATCTACAGAGACATATGAATACTCATACAGGAGAGAAACCCTGTGCATGTACACAGGGTGACTATAGGTGTGTACAACTTGGTAGTCTACAgacacatatgaaaactcatacaggggagaaacccCATGCATGTACccagtgtgactataggtctGCACGGAGTGGTAGTCTACAGACACATATGAAATCTCATACAGGAGAGAAACCCTGTGCATGTACACAGGGTGACTATAGGTGTGTACAACTTGGTAGTCTACAgacacatatgaaaactcatacaagGGAGAAACCttatgcatgtactcagtgtgactataggtctGCAAGGAATGGTAATCTACGGagacatatgaaaactcatacaggggagaaaccctatgcatgtactcagtgtgactataagTCTGCACATAAGAGTACTCTACAGAAACAtgtgaaaactcatacaggggaaAAACCTTATGCATGCATTCAGGCTGAATATACGTCTGCACGGAGTGATAGTCTACAGaaacatatgaaaactcatacatgGGAGAAACCGTAA